ACTCCAACGGCAGCGTGGAGGGCACTGCCCAAACCCTGCAAGTTGACCTGGTGATTGGTGCAGACGGCGCAAACTCTCGCGTTGCCAAAGCCATTGATGCGGGGGACTATAACTATGCGATCGCCTTCCAAGAGCGCATTCGCCTGCCCCAAGACAAAATGGCGTACTACCACGAGCTAGCTGAAATGTATGTCGGCGATGACGTGTCGCCCGACTTTTACGCCTGGGTCTTCCCGAAATACGACCACGTTGCCGTTGGCACGGGCACGATGAAGGTAAACAAGTCCCGCATCAAAGATTTGCAAGCGGGCATTCGCCAACGCGCCGCAGCCAAGCTAGAAGGCGGCGAAATCATCAAAGTCGAAGCGCACCCCATTCCCGAACATCCCCGCCCCCGTCGGGTGGTGGGCCGTGTGGCGCTGGTGGGCGATGCCGCTGGCTATGTCACCAAGTCTTCTGGCGAAGGCATCTACTTTGCCGCCAAGTCGGGTCGCATGTGCGCCGAAACGATTGTGGAACTGTCCAACAAAGGGCAACGCATCCCCACCGAAGACGACCTCAAGGTCTACATCAAGCGCTGGGACAAAGCCTACGGCGCAACGTACTTGGTGCTGGATCTGCTTCAGCGCGTGTTCTATCGCTCCGATGCGACCCGCGAGGCGTTTGTGGAAATGTGCGCCGATATCGACGTGCAAAAGCTCACCTTCGACAGCTACCTGTACAAGACAGTCGTGCCTGCCAACCCACTGACGCAGCTTAAGATTACTGCCAAAACCATCGGCAGTCTCCTGCGCGGCAACGCCCTAGCTCCTTAAAAATCCAGGCTAAAAACTCCAGGACTTACGCACCTGCGATAGACTTTCTGGATTTTGGACAATTTCTCGCAGGCACAGCCCGCGAGAAACTGTCTAGCTTCGTAAGTCCCAAACTCAAAAAGACTAGGCGAGGGAATCCCCAACCTAGTCTTTTTGTTTTTAGATCTATATCCATTGGATTTAGATCTACGATCTGTATCCAACAATGATGGCAATGAATAATGGCAATGATGGATGAACTCCACACTGCTCATGGTCAGCCG
The Thermoleptolyngbya sichuanensis A183 DNA segment above includes these coding regions:
- the chlP gene encoding geranylgeranyl reductase: MALRVAVVGSGPAGSSAAETLAKAGIETYLIERKLDNAKPCGGAIPLCMVGEFDLPPEIIDRRVRKMKMISPSNIEVNIGSTLKDDEYIGMCRREVLDGFLRDRAAKLGAKLINGTVYGLDLPKTSSDPYTLHYADHSNGSVEGTAQTLQVDLVIGADGANSRVAKAIDAGDYNYAIAFQERIRLPQDKMAYYHELAEMYVGDDVSPDFYAWVFPKYDHVAVGTGTMKVNKSRIKDLQAGIRQRAAAKLEGGEIIKVEAHPIPEHPRPRRVVGRVALVGDAAGYVTKSSGEGIYFAAKSGRMCAETIVELSNKGQRIPTEDDLKVYIKRWDKAYGATYLVLDLLQRVFYRSDATREAFVEMCADIDVQKLTFDSYLYKTVVPANPLTQLKITAKTIGSLLRGNALAP